From Leptotrichia wadei, one genomic window encodes:
- the xseB gene encoding exodeoxyribonuclease VII small subunit yields MAVKKQSYEENITQIDEILEKLESEELSLDDSISEYEKAIKLIKDSEKLLEAGEGKVMKVLEKNGKVEMEEFE; encoded by the coding sequence ATGGCAGTAAAAAAACAAAGTTATGAAGAAAATATTACACAAATTGATGAAATTTTGGAAAAATTGGAAAGTGAGGAATTGTCGCTAGATGATTCAATTTCTGAATATGAAAAGGCGATTAAGCTTATTAAAGATTCTGAAAAATTGCTTGAAGCTGGGGAAGGGAAAGTTATGAAGGTGCTTGAAAAAAATGGAAAAGTGGAAATGGAAGAGTTTGAATAA
- a CDS encoding polyprenyl synthetase family protein — MLREYLEEKKKVVENSLRELLGNYRGKYPEKLAEAMEYAVMNGGKRIRPILMYMICDLFEKNNCKSYDKIKEIAAALEFIHCYSLVHDDLPAMDNDDYRRGKFTVHKKYNEAIGVLVGDALLTEAFGIIANSKSLGDKNKIEIISRLSEYAGFFGMVGGQFVDMESENKKVEIDTLKYIHAHKTGKLLTAAIELPMIALDVESEKREKMVEYSKLLGIAFQIKDDILDIEGDFEEIGKKSNDVENEKTTYPSIFGLDESKRLLQEYLEKARKIISDDFNGNQLFLELTDYFGNRKK, encoded by the coding sequence ATGTTACGGGAATATTTGGAAGAGAAAAAGAAGGTTGTGGAGAATAGCCTGAGGGAATTACTTGGGAATTATAGGGGTAAATATCCTGAAAAATTGGCAGAGGCAATGGAATATGCGGTTATGAACGGAGGAAAGCGAATACGTCCTATTTTGATGTATATGATTTGTGATTTGTTTGAAAAAAATAATTGTAAAAGTTATGATAAAATTAAGGAAATTGCCGCTGCACTCGAGTTTATTCATTGCTATTCACTTGTTCACGATGATTTGCCAGCGATGGACAATGATGATTACAGACGTGGTAAATTTACAGTTCATAAAAAATACAATGAAGCAATCGGGGTTCTTGTGGGAGATGCTCTTTTGACGGAAGCCTTTGGAATAATTGCTAATTCTAAAAGTTTAGGGGATAAAAATAAAATTGAGATTATTTCAAGATTATCTGAATATGCAGGATTTTTTGGAATGGTCGGCGGGCAGTTTGTGGATATGGAGTCTGAAAATAAGAAAGTGGAAATTGACACATTAAAATATATTCACGCTCATAAGACTGGGAAATTACTGACTGCTGCGATTGAATTGCCGATGATTGCTTTGGATGTTGAAAGTGAAAAGCGTGAAAAAATGGTGGAATATTCAAAGTTGTTGGGAATTGCATTTCAGATTAAGGATGATATTTTAGATATTGAAGGGGATTTTGAGGAAATTGGTAAAAAATCGAATGATGTGGAAAATGAAAAAACTACTTATCCTAGCATTTTTGGATTGGATGAAAGTAAAAGGCTACTTCAGGAATATTTGGAAAAAGCAAGAAAAATTATTTCTGATGACTTTAATGGAAATCAGCTGTTTTTGGAATTGACAGATTATTTTGGAAATAGAAAAAAATAA
- a CDS encoding polyphenol oxidase family protein, whose translation MFIEKKNYFYIEEFEKYGITAVYTKKIAGNMSDYCPIENQEEGIQKKNRKKLLKELDLSNKQEVMAFQTHSNNVKIIDENTEKYYYEKQDNIDGFLTKRKDIAIFTFYADCLPIFVYDKENQVIGVWHSGWPGTFKEMMKSGLLEMGKNYGTKVENVIMALGIGIGQKDYEVGNEFHDKFVEKFWKNDKEIVEKSFWLNEKTGKYHFDNTKFNELMALKLGIKQENLIVADESTFDEKFHSYRREGKNAGRATAMISFK comes from the coding sequence ATGTTTATCGAGAAGAAAAATTACTTTTATATTGAAGAATTTGAAAAATATGGAATAACAGCAGTTTATACCAAAAAAATTGCTGGAAATATGTCTGATTATTGTCCAATTGAAAATCAGGAAGAAGGAATACAGAAAAAAAATCGGAAAAAATTATTAAAGGAATTAGATTTGTCAAATAAACAGGAAGTTATGGCTTTTCAGACTCATTCTAACAATGTAAAAATTATTGATGAAAATACAGAAAAGTATTATTATGAAAAGCAAGATAATATTGACGGATTTTTGACAAAAAGGAAGGATATTGCGATTTTTACATTTTATGCAGATTGTCTGCCAATTTTTGTTTATGATAAGGAAAATCAAGTTATTGGGGTCTGGCATTCGGGATGGCCTGGAACGTTTAAAGAAATGATGAAATCTGGACTTCTGGAAATGGGAAAAAATTATGGAACAAAAGTTGAAAATGTGATAATGGCGTTAGGAATTGGAATTGGTCAGAAGGACTACGAAGTTGGAAATGAATTTCATGATAAGTTTGTGGAAAAATTTTGGAAAAATGATAAGGAAATTGTAGAAAAATCATTCTGGCTTAATGAAAAAACAGGAAAGTATCATTTTGACAATACAAAATTTAATGAACTTATGGCACTCAAACTTGGGATAAAACAGGAAAATTTGATTGTAGCAGATGAAAGTACATTTGATGAAAAATTTCATTCTTATAGAAGGGAAGGAAAAAACGCTGGAAGGGCTACAGCTATGATTAGTTTTAAATAA
- the speB gene encoding agmatinase: MLEPCDFSHGRFRGCDNEYKESKIVIFGAPFDSTTSFRPGTRFASAVMRNESFGIETYSPYQDKDLEDINVFDGGDLELSFGNSESTLHDIQDETAKILKDGKIPFMIGGEHSVTLGSVKAVAEKYPDLHIIQFDAHTDLRDEYLGQYYSHASVIRRCWDIVGDGKIFQFGIRSGERDEWKFAKEHLHTTKFNFDGLDEVVEKLKGKPVYFTLDLDVLDPSEFPGTGTPEAGGVTFVELHKAIEKISQLNIVGLDMNELSPVYDQSGQSTALACKLLREILLFIYK; this comes from the coding sequence ATTTTAGAACCCTGCGACTTTAGTCATGGGAGGTTCAGAGGCTGCGATAATGAGTATAAGGAGAGTAAAATAGTTATTTTTGGAGCACCGTTTGACAGCACAACTTCATTTAGGCCAGGGACTAGGTTTGCTTCGGCGGTTATGAGAAATGAGAGTTTTGGGATAGAAACTTATAGTCCTTATCAGGATAAGGATTTGGAAGATATAAATGTTTTTGATGGGGGAGATTTGGAGCTTTCGTTTGGAAATTCGGAAAGTACGCTACATGATATTCAAGATGAAACGGCAAAAATTTTGAAGGATGGGAAAATTCCGTTTATGATTGGTGGAGAACATTCAGTAACATTGGGCTCTGTGAAGGCAGTTGCTGAGAAATATCCAGATTTGCATATTATACAGTTTGATGCGCATACTGACTTGCGAGATGAATATTTAGGGCAGTATTATTCGCATGCTTCTGTAATTAGAAGATGCTGGGATATTGTTGGAGATGGTAAGATTTTTCAATTTGGAATAAGAAGTGGAGAAAGAGATGAATGGAAGTTTGCAAAGGAACATCTTCACACGACAAAATTTAATTTTGACGGACTTGATGAAGTTGTGGAAAAATTGAAAGGGAAACCAGTATACTTTACATTGGATCTAGATGTGCTTGATCCATCTGAGTTTCCAGGAACTGGAACGCCTGAAGCGGGAGGAGTCACTTTTGTGGAACTTCATAAGGCAATAGAAAAAATTTCTCAGTTAAATATTGTTGGACTTGATATGAATGAATTGTCGCCTGTATATGATCAATCTGGGCAATCTACAGCATTAGCTTGTAAATTATTAAGGGAAATCTTGTTGTTTATTTATAAATAG
- the dnaE gene encoding DNA polymerase III subunit alpha: MGNKFVHLKLHTEYSLLEGVGKIDEYVKRAGELGINAFAITDTSMFGAIEFFKKCKNAGIKPIIGLEIFLDGLEKVGEYSLTLLAKNQNGYKNLSKLSSLSYSRFTRKRNKIKYDELKKYSDDLYILSGGVNSEAVKGILDLENTQVRKVIEKLSKDFGDNFFIEVPAAGRLEKARRMLFDIVRKNQSENFVITNDIYYPNKEDAVLQKIVESIKEGSKIEGGKSENNEILYDDLYLKSGDEIKKKFENKEYSEFYETGIGNIEKIVENCNVDFEFHHFKFPKYSLPENVSEREFLRNLVFEGIFQKYLKKSISNAEKLRLDKEFEVIKKEFVKDEIAGQKLKEIKIREELLKNNLENVLERAEYELEIIDKMGYNGYFIIVWDFIKFSRENGIYVGPGRGSAAGSIVSYALNITEIDPLKYNLIFERFLNPERISMPDIDIDFDQEQREIVIDYVVNKYGTEYVAHIITFGTLKARLAIRDVGRVLNVSLAKVDKIAKMIPFNTELKEALNNIPEFKKMYETDEEIKKVIDYSLKLEGKVRHASVHAAGVVISKDVLSDEIPTYSDGKTKIVSTQYQMKELEELGILKMDFLGLKNLTILRKTVENIEKRRKTKIVLNDIPLNDEKTYELLTKADTMGVFQCESAGIRSLMKKMKIEKFEDIIALLALYRPGPLRSGMVDDFINVKNNRTEIKYIDDSLKYILEETYGIILYQEQVMKIVSKMANYSLGEADELRRAIGKKNPELMKKNREKFVTNAQKNGVLSKKANEIYDLVEKFGGYGFNKSHSAAYALIVYWTAYFKANYPLEFFAAIMTTEVHNLDRFVIFVNEAKEKGINIFLPDVNLSDYDFEIEENQADKENFGKTGIRFGLFAIKGVGAALINEIKKERKNGKFVSYKDFGYRMKQNGITKKQLESLILSGALDGLDGNRFEKYKSIDKVLEYSQKKYESEEDLQLILFGGKKEISVDFQMEKSDEFPQKVLLQNEKEYLGIYVSSHPLNEKKNLINIIFHNKISEISQKELKKVRIIGIVKNVKKFTTRAGKEPMVKFEMEDFQKSIEVICFPREYITFGYKITEGQIMVLEGIVNTEQNRNTVILNNICNIENLEENKNLKLYILIDEEVKETNQKLKEIILKNKGDNQVFLAFKTNGKKEVVRLSKKYNVNLSLKFIRKIGKLVGVERIKLK; encoded by the coding sequence ATGGGAAATAAATTTGTACATTTAAAATTGCATACGGAGTATTCATTGCTTGAAGGCGTTGGAAAAATTGATGAATATGTCAAAAGAGCTGGCGAACTTGGGATTAACGCTTTTGCGATTACGGATACTTCGATGTTTGGGGCAATTGAATTTTTTAAGAAATGTAAAAATGCCGGGATAAAGCCGATTATTGGACTTGAGATTTTTCTAGATGGACTGGAGAAAGTTGGAGAATATTCGCTGACTTTGCTTGCTAAAAACCAGAATGGATATAAGAATTTGTCTAAGCTGTCTTCGCTTTCATATAGCAGATTTACACGGAAGCGGAATAAAATTAAGTATGATGAATTGAAAAAATATTCGGATGACTTGTATATTTTGTCAGGTGGAGTAAATAGTGAAGCTGTAAAGGGAATTTTGGATTTGGAAAACACTCAGGTTAGAAAAGTTATTGAAAAATTGAGCAAAGATTTTGGGGATAATTTTTTTATTGAAGTGCCTGCTGCGGGAAGGCTGGAAAAGGCTAGGAGAATGTTATTTGACATTGTACGTAAAAATCAATCTGAAAATTTTGTCATTACTAACGATATTTATTATCCGAATAAAGAGGATGCTGTTTTGCAGAAAATTGTGGAATCAATAAAGGAAGGAAGTAAAATTGAAGGGGGGAAATCGGAAAATAATGAAATTTTGTATGATGATCTGTATTTAAAGTCTGGGGATGAAATAAAAAAAAAATTTGAAAATAAAGAATATAGCGAGTTTTATGAAACTGGGATAGGAAATATTGAAAAAATTGTGGAAAACTGCAATGTTGATTTTGAATTTCATCATTTTAAGTTTCCAAAATATTCATTGCCTGAAAATGTGAGTGAAAGGGAGTTTTTACGAAACCTTGTATTTGAGGGGATTTTTCAGAAGTATTTGAAGAAATCTATTTCAAACGCTGAGAAATTGCGATTAGATAAAGAATTTGAAGTAATAAAAAAAGAATTTGTTAAAGATGAAATTGCTGGGCAGAAATTAAAAGAAATAAAAATTCGGGAAGAACTGTTAAAAAATAATTTAGAGAATGTTTTGGAGCGGGCAGAATATGAATTGGAAATTATTGATAAAATGGGATATAACGGGTATTTTATCATTGTCTGGGATTTTATAAAATTTTCACGGGAAAATGGAATTTATGTGGGGCCTGGACGGGGTTCTGCGGCTGGGAGCATTGTTTCCTATGCCTTAAATATTACAGAAATCGATCCGCTTAAATATAATCTGATTTTTGAACGGTTTTTGAATCCAGAGCGTATTTCAATGCCTGATATTGATATAGATTTTGACCAGGAACAGCGGGAAATTGTCATAGATTATGTTGTAAATAAATACGGGACAGAATATGTGGCACATATAATTACTTTTGGAACGTTGAAGGCTAGGCTTGCTATTCGTGATGTTGGGCGTGTGTTAAACGTTTCACTTGCAAAGGTTGACAAAATTGCTAAAATGATACCCTTTAATACAGAACTTAAAGAGGCTTTGAATAATATTCCTGAATTTAAAAAAATGTATGAAACTGATGAGGAAATAAAAAAAGTGATTGACTATTCGCTCAAATTGGAAGGAAAAGTGCGGCATGCCTCTGTCCATGCGGCTGGAGTCGTTATTTCCAAAGATGTGCTAAGCGATGAGATTCCGACTTATTCTGATGGAAAAACGAAGATTGTTTCGACGCAGTATCAGATGAAGGAACTGGAAGAGCTGGGAATTTTAAAAATGGATTTTCTTGGCTTGAAAAATCTCACAATTTTGCGAAAAACTGTGGAAAATATTGAGAAAAGAAGAAAAACAAAAATTGTATTAAATGATATTCCTCTAAATGATGAAAAAACGTATGAATTGCTTACAAAGGCTGATACAATGGGAGTTTTTCAATGTGAGTCAGCTGGAATCAGAAGCCTTATGAAAAAAATGAAAATTGAAAAATTTGAGGACATAATCGCATTACTTGCACTGTATCGTCCAGGGCCTTTGCGAAGTGGAATGGTGGATGATTTTATAAATGTGAAAAATAACAGGACTGAGATAAAATATATTGATGATTCGCTAAAATACATACTTGAGGAAACTTACGGAATAATTTTGTATCAGGAGCAGGTTATGAAAATTGTGAGTAAAATGGCAAATTATTCACTTGGGGAAGCTGATGAGCTACGGCGTGCGATTGGAAAGAAAAATCCTGAACTAATGAAGAAAAATCGTGAAAAATTTGTAACGAATGCTCAAAAAAACGGAGTTTTATCGAAAAAAGCAAACGAAATTTATGATTTAGTGGAAAAATTTGGTGGATATGGATTTAACAAGTCACATTCGGCGGCTTACGCCTTGATCGTTTACTGGACAGCATATTTTAAGGCAAATTATCCATTAGAATTTTTTGCTGCGATAATGACAACCGAAGTGCATAATCTGGATAGATTTGTTATTTTTGTGAACGAAGCGAAGGAAAAAGGGATTAATATATTTTTGCCAGATGTGAATTTGTCTGATTATGATTTTGAAATTGAAGAAAATCAGGCGGATAAAGAAAATTTTGGAAAGACTGGAATAAGATTTGGACTTTTTGCGATAAAGGGCGTGGGAGCAGCTTTAATTAATGAAATAAAAAAAGAACGAAAAAATGGAAAGTTTGTTTCCTACAAAGATTTTGGATATCGGATGAAGCAAAATGGAATTACAAAAAAACAGCTGGAATCACTAATTTTGTCGGGAGCATTGGATGGACTTGATGGAAACAGGTTTGAAAAATACAAGTCCATTGACAAAGTTCTAGAATACAGTCAGAAAAAATACGAATCTGAAGAAGATTTACAATTAATTTTATTCGGAGGGAAAAAGGAAATATCAGTTGACTTCCAGATGGAAAAAAGCGATGAGTTTCCTCAAAAAGTCTTGCTTCAAAATGAAAAGGAATATTTGGGAATCTACGTTTCAAGCCATCCTTTAAATGAGAAAAAAAATCTGATAAATATAATTTTCCACAATAAAATATCAGAAATTTCCCAAAAAGAGCTAAAAAAAGTACGAATTATCGGAATAGTAAAAAACGTAAAAAAATTTACAACACGAGCTGGAAAAGAGCCAATGGTAAAATTTGAAATGGAAGATTTTCAAAAAAGTATTGAAGTAATCTGTTTTCCAAGAGAATACATAACTTTTGGCTATAAAATCACGGAAGGGCAGATTATGGTACTGGAAGGAATTGTAAATACCGAGCAAAATAGAAATACAGTTATTTTAAACAACATTTGCAACATTGAAAATCTGGAAGAAAATAAAAATCTAAAATTATACATTTTAATTGACGAAGAAGTGAAAGAAACAAATCAAAAATTGAAAGAGATTATTTTAAAAAATAAAGGCGATAATCAAGTATTTTTGGCATTTAAAACGAATGGAAAAAAGGAAGTTGTGAGATTGTCTAAAAAGTATAATGTGAATCTGTCGCTCAAGTTTATTAGAAAAATTGGGAAATTAGTGGGGGTTGAGAGGATAAAGTTGAAATGA
- a CDS encoding RNA-guided endonuclease InsQ/TnpB family protein, protein MYLTLKQQVKHLSKKEFRNLKYLSHIAKNLTNEAIYNIRQYYFNKKKYLSYNENYKMLKNSKNYKKLNSNMAQQILKEVDGSFKSFFGLLKLVKNGQYNGKIKLPNYLAKDGFTTLVIGFVRLKDGMLIVPYSNLFKKTHQEVKIKLPPVLKDKKIKEIRIIPKQHSRYFEVQYTYEVEEVQRELNKENALGIDLGIDNLCTCVTNAGASFIIDGRKLKSINQYYNKINAKLQSIKDKQKTSRTTLRQKRITRKRNNRINDYLSKAARIIVNYCLNNDIGKIVLGYNEDFQRNSNIGSINNQNFVNIPYGKLRDKLIYLCKLYGIELKLQEESYTSKASFFDGDEIQIYDKENPQEYIFSGKRIKRGLYQTRKGYQLNADCNGALNILRKSKVVDLSILYNRGELNTPKRIRVV, encoded by the coding sequence ATGTATTTAACATTAAAACAACAAGTAAAACATCTTAGTAAAAAAGAGTTTAGAAATTTAAAATATTTATCTCATATAGCCAAGAACTTAACTAATGAAGCTATATATAATATTAGACAATACTATTTTAATAAGAAAAAGTATTTAAGTTATAATGAAAACTATAAAATGCTTAAAAATAGTAAGAACTATAAGAAGTTAAATTCTAATATGGCTCAACAAATTCTAAAAGAAGTAGATGGAAGTTTCAAATCATTTTTTGGACTTTTAAAACTTGTTAAGAATGGTCAATATAATGGTAAAATAAAATTACCTAATTATCTTGCTAAAGATGGATTTACAACTCTTGTTATAGGATTTGTTAGATTAAAAGATGGTATGCTGATAGTTCCTTATTCAAATTTGTTTAAGAAAACTCATCAGGAAGTTAAAATTAAGCTACCACCAGTATTAAAAGACAAGAAAATAAAAGAGATTAGAATAATACCAAAACAACATTCTAGGTACTTTGAAGTTCAATATACATATGAAGTAGAAGAAGTTCAAAGGGAATTAAATAAAGAAAATGCACTAGGAATTGATTTAGGTATAGACAATCTTTGTACTTGTGTTACAAATGCTGGAGCTTCATTCATAATAGATGGTAGAAAATTAAAATCAATAAATCAATACTATAATAAGATAAATGCAAAATTGCAAAGCATTAAAGATAAGCAAAAGACCTCCCGAACAACATTAAGGCAAAAGAGAATAACTAGAAAGAGAAATAATCGTATAAATGATTATCTTTCAAAAGCAGCAAGAATAATTGTAAATTATTGTCTTAATAATGATATAGGAAAAATAGTTCTGGGATATAATGAGGATTTTCAAAGAAATTCAAATATAGGAAGTATAAATAATCAAAATTTTGTGAATATACCATATGGAAAATTAAGAGATAAATTAATATATCTATGTAAACTATATGGAATAGAATTAAAGCTACAAGAAGAGAGTTATACATCAAAAGCAAGTTTCTTTGATGGAGATGAAATCCAGATATATGATAAAGAAAATCCGCAAGAATATATATTCAGTGGAAAAAGAATAAAAAGAGGGCTATATCAAACAAGAAAAGGCTATCAATTAAATGCAGATTGTAACGGAGCATTAAATATATTAAGAAAAAGTAAAGTTGTGGATTTAAGTATCCTATACAATAGAGGTGAGCTGAACACACCTAAAAGAATAAGGGTAGTGTAA
- the rsmD gene encoding 16S rRNA (guanine(966)-N(2))-methyltransferase RsmD — protein MRIIAGTLKNRRIKSREGRETRPTLERIKEAIFSIIGEKVVDAKFLDLYSGTGNVSFEALSRGAKRAIMIEEDKEALRVIIENVNHLGVEEKCRAYKNDVFRAIEILARKSEAFDIIFLDPPYKENISTKTIEKISEENLLERDGIIISEHSTYEKMADNIGNFVKYDERDYNKKVVSFYRFED, from the coding sequence ATGAGAATTATAGCAGGAACGTTGAAAAATAGGAGAATAAAGTCGAGGGAGGGGAGAGAAACCAGGCCAACACTGGAAAGGATAAAGGAGGCAATTTTCAGCATAATTGGAGAAAAAGTTGTGGATGCAAAGTTTCTGGACTTGTATTCAGGAACTGGGAATGTTTCATTTGAAGCACTTAGCCGTGGGGCAAAAAGGGCGATTATGATTGAAGAGGATAAGGAGGCACTTAGAGTAATTATTGAAAATGTGAATCATCTTGGCGTGGAAGAAAAATGCCGTGCTTATAAAAATGATGTTTTTCGAGCGATAGAAATTTTGGCAAGAAAAAGTGAAGCATTTGATATAATCTTTTTAGATCCGCCTTACAAGGAAAATATTTCAACAAAAACGATTGAAAAAATTTCAGAAGAAAATCTTTTGGAACGAGATGGAATTATAATTTCAGAACACAGCACGTATGAGAAAATGGCGGATAACATTGGTAATTTTGTGAAATACGATGAGAGGGATTACAATAAGAAGGTGGTTAGTTTTTATAGGTTTGAAGATTGA
- the cbiB gene encoding adenosylcobinamide-phosphate synthase CbiB — MNFLVKIWISFILDLIFGDPEKIIHPVQIIGKMITFLEKRLYGKKGSFTGGAILNILVVASTFFAMYFLVKLTKINKVFEIIEIYLMYTVFSVKSLAREGKRVYGIVKLGNLKVAREKLSYLVSRDTEKMDKLMIIRSTMETISENMVDGVITPMFYMFLGGLPLAMTYKAINTLDSMVGYKNERYAKFGMFSAKLDDVANFIPARISGILITTASYILRYNYKNAWKIFKRDRKNHASPNSAHPESAVAGALGVQFGGKVSYFGKEVKKPTIGDKLKEFRLDDIKKNILLMYMTSFVSICCFSTIYLVYLML, encoded by the coding sequence ATGAATTTTCTAGTAAAAATATGGATTTCATTCATTTTAGACTTAATTTTTGGAGATCCAGAGAAAATTATACATCCAGTTCAGATTATTGGAAAAATGATTACATTTCTGGAAAAAAGATTATATGGAAAAAAAGGAAGTTTTACTGGTGGAGCAATTTTAAATATTTTAGTAGTTGCAAGTACGTTTTTTGCTATGTATTTTCTAGTAAAATTAACAAAAATTAACAAAGTATTTGAAATAATTGAAATTTATTTGATGTATACGGTGTTTTCTGTAAAATCATTGGCTCGTGAAGGGAAAAGAGTTTATGGGATTGTAAAACTTGGAAATCTAAAAGTGGCAAGAGAAAAGTTATCTTACCTTGTTTCAAGAGATACTGAAAAAATGGATAAATTAATGATTATTAGAAGTACGATGGAAACTATTTCGGAAAATATGGTGGATGGAGTGATTACACCGATGTTTTATATGTTTTTAGGCGGACTCCCGCTAGCAATGACTTATAAGGCAATAAATACTCTTGATTCAATGGTTGGATATAAAAATGAAAGATATGCGAAGTTTGGCATGTTTTCAGCAAAATTAGATGATGTGGCAAATTTTATTCCTGCCAGAATTTCTGGAATTCTCATAACAACGGCAAGTTATATTTTAAGATATAATTATAAAAATGCCTGGAAAATATTCAAAAGAGATAGAAAAAATCACGCAAGTCCAAATTCTGCTCATCCAGAAAGCGCTGTAGCTGGAGCACTGGGAGTTCAGTTTGGTGGAAAAGTTTCATATTTTGGAAAAGAAGTAAAAAAGCCGACAATTGGAGATAAATTAAAAGAATTTAGATTAGATGATATAAAAAAAAATATATTATTAATGTATATGACAAGTTTTGTCTCAATCTGCTGTTTTTCTACAATTTATTTAGTTTATTTAATGTTATAA
- a CDS encoding Cof-type HAD-IIB family hydrolase encodes MDNIKAIFMDLDGTVLTSGHKVSKNLIKKLRELEGKGVKTFVATGRTFSSSKPFVEMLGIKNPVINYNGGRVVNPLNSEVIFEKPVEAQDVGELIKVSREKGIHLNLYMDDKLYIEHETEEGEKYSESVEIPYYVRNFDEFIGKSSTKALFIAENSILLELKKELEEKLPHLNFVFSKPHYLECLNKEVNKGLAIKELLKKYGISPEETMAFGDQWNDLEMLKFVKYGYLMGNAEEELKEKFSDDRITLSNDEDGIYEVIKGL; translated from the coding sequence ATGGATAATATAAAAGCAATATTTATGGACTTAGATGGAACTGTGCTGACAAGCGGGCATAAAGTTTCAAAAAATTTGATTAAGAAACTGAGGGAACTGGAAGGGAAGGGAGTGAAAACATTTGTTGCAACTGGGAGAACATTTTCTTCATCAAAGCCTTTTGTGGAAATGCTGGGAATTAAAAATCCAGTAATTAATTATAATGGGGGAAGGGTTGTAAATCCCTTGAATAGTGAGGTTATTTTTGAAAAGCCTGTTGAGGCACAGGATGTGGGGGAGCTTATCAAAGTTTCAAGAGAAAAGGGAATACATCTGAATTTATATATGGATGACAAGCTGTATATTGAACATGAAACTGAAGAAGGGGAAAAATATTCAGAAAGTGTAGAAATTCCATATTATGTGAGAAATTTTGATGAATTCATCGGCAAATCTTCTACAAAGGCATTATTTATCGCAGAAAATTCGATTTTACTAGAATTAAAAAAGGAATTGGAAGAAAAATTGCCACATCTTAATTTTGTATTTTCAAAGCCGCATTATTTAGAATGTTTGAACAAGGAAGTAAATAAAGGGCTGGCAATAAAGGAACTGCTGAAAAAATATGGGATTTCTCCAGAAGAAACAATGGCATTTGGAGATCAGTGGAATGACCTGGAAATGCTGAAATTTGTGAAATATGGGTATCTTATGGGAAATGCAGAAGAAGAATTGAAAGAGAAATTTTCAGATGACAGAATTACTTTGTCAAATGATGAAGATGGAATTTATGAAGTGATAAAGGGACTTTGA